From Dermacentor silvarum isolate Dsil-2018 unplaced genomic scaffold, BIME_Dsil_1.4 Seq235, whole genome shotgun sequence, a single genomic window includes:
- the LOC119434766 gene encoding uncharacterized protein LOC119434766: ARTGGGQSQAGGKRVERRVLVVGDSNVARVEEGVLTTVKADGWVRVEAQSGKFMADAMAKTQKVVSDNLEHEHLVVIHAGLNDVLKGRSQNLNGQLEVGLRKLRETSANVHVTICTIPQVWGQASGMERSVLEANRVIRGLSRPLGYGTMEVNREVYESGSHPFAQDGIHYSGAMGGRVGSRIGRQAKPFLGGPRA, translated from the coding sequence gcgcgaactggaggaggacaatcgcaggcgggaggcaaacgtgtagagcgaagggtcctagtggtgggggactccaacgtagctagggttgaggagggcgtccttacaacagtgaaggcagacgggtgggtgagggtggaggcccagtcaggaaAGTTCATGGCTGACGCAATGGCAAAAACTCAAAAGGTGGTATCAGACAACctggagcatgaacatctggtcgttatccatgctggtctcaacgatgtgctgaagggaaggagccagaacctaaacggacagttagaggttgggttgcgtaaactcagagaaacctctgcgaatgtgcatgtgaccatatgcacaatcccacaggtctggggccaggctagcgggatggaacggagtgtgcttgaggctaaccgggtcattaggggtctaagccgaccacttgggtacggcacaatggaggtaaaccgggaagtgtacgagtctggctcccacccttttgcacaggatggcattcactacagtggtgccatgGGCGgcagggtaggtagtaggatagggcgccaagctaagccttttttggggggacccagagcc